The following coding sequences lie in one Micropterus dolomieu isolate WLL.071019.BEF.003 ecotype Adirondacks linkage group LG15, ASM2129224v1, whole genome shotgun sequence genomic window:
- the cdh23 gene encoding cadherin-23 isoform X2, translating to MAFLFCSLHLSLEVQKVSITILDENDNSPEFDITSDTSVNIAENTPMGKKVAIVLGRDKDAGLNGLVNFTLVAGNMEDVFKITTVNHTYGEVYVNAPLDRESVDRYLLKVRATDNGSPPRYTDHSLTINILDVNDNAPVIESQRGYNVSISENVGGGTSVLRVMATDRDIGPNAMLFYYITAGNQDLTFRMDRVTGEMVTRPAPPDRERQQEYRLTVTVEDDGTPPLSTSTTINVRIVDENDNAPEFPEEEYVTVLSEGPETVGATIATVTAIDPDEGLNGTLRYAITQGNLIQTFNMNSITGRITAIKELDFEISNGHYTLVVTATDQCPKPALRLTSSTTVLVNVLDVNDVTPTFPRAYEGPIEVAEGQPGPRVLTLRASDQDSGLNGKVEYSITGGDQQNEFMVSPVEGELRVRKDVELDRETTAFYNITVTARDLGTPSRNSSVVVGVYVQDINDNDPVILNLPYNTSVSEGASIHTSVARVRAQDADSGRNALLTYNITAGNQDGAFYIIDTTGVVQVNRPLDRERVAEYTLTITVKDNPENPRIARRDSDLLVISILDENDNRPIFTRTSYRAEITENSAAGSTVTMLNGPVLAEDKDIGPNAVVKYRLLGPRVDLFTVDTNTGVILVRQGARLDREAFQDPRVDLFLVGEDIGGLNSSVPLTVTILDQNDNPPVFSPSSFSVRLPENSPTGVVVTQLSATDADSGSNGWLMYRLESGAQDRFVVDSLSGAVLVGNSTLDREERGSYRLVVMATDRGTPTMSGTATLTVILDDVNDSRPRFIEPITVINVNESTPPGVVVATLTAEDPDLNPRLEYYIISVEAKDDGNNPVDGLQQSFGIDLHTGAVFVRNPLNRELVATFEIIVSVHDNASDVIDKSVSVPNARLTINVLDVNDNAPRFRPFGVTNFTEKILEGAQPGTTLLSVSAVDPDKGPNGQVSYQLLHLPRGGYVRLEDPSTGKIVANQTVDFEQIQWLNFTIRAQDHGTPPRMSELPVYLRIVDVNDNNPVFLQTSYQEPVFESVTLGTTILRVRATDDDSGLFAVIEYSLVDGEGKFDIKTSTGEIYILSPLDRETKDHYTLTAVARDNPGGSPNNRRENSVQVLVTVLDVNDNQPRFIEQVFNISVFENEPSGTSLITVRAIDLDEGQNGAVLYRMLGLNSDAFSLDPNTGLVRSRRLLQSSERFNLTLVATDQGRPPLWGTASLIITVIDVNDNRPVFVRPANGTIIHILEEQPPGLPVYEVHATDSDSGVNGEVRYAFLQTGAGNRDWENFRINAMSGVITTTVKLDREKQALYSLIIVARDMGQPVPYETTQPLQVALLDIDDNEPVFLKPPRDSLPYQKLTVPEHSPPGTVVGNITRAVDADEGSNAIVYYFIAGGNSDGNFGLSLDGELKLYKDLDREETPVYSIIIKASSNRSWTPPRGQRAARAKALDPARDPSLLEVHIELEDINDQTPRFTKAEYTAGVAANAKVGSELIKVVAIDNDIGNNSLVQYHIVTIRYFQSQSNGSEDVGSIFTIGLTDGIIRTYDLFTGYNPGYFQLEILACDFAGHSTTTNVNIYILRDDQRVKIVFNEIPDWVRENQEDFITLLSNITGAIVNLDDIQFHVDKKGRVNYAQTDMLIHVVNNQTNTILDVERVIQMIDENKEQLRNLFRKYNVVDVQPAVSDQLPDDITTLQLVIIILAVLLCLAGVLFVTVNWHYRREHQRKLKAIVAGSTGNQGLMDVLDMPNTNKYSFEGANPVWLDPFCRNLELTTQADHEDDLPENLSEITDLWNSPARTHGTFGREPQAKPDDDRYLRAAIQEYDNIAKLGQIMREGPIKGSLLNVVLDDYLRLKKLFAARLVTVSTSQGDHSSVTELIQSDLDDDEDEHLGIGGVRGTLRLKHKLPVELKGPEGVHVVHGSTGTLLTSDLNSLPEDDQRALARSLEALNADGGLYSERNARTESAKSTPMHRHKDGDILLESPLEITEL from the exons ATGGCATTCCTCTTTTGTTCATTGCATCTCTCATTGGAAGTGCAGAAG GTTTCGATCACCATTCTGGATGAGAATGACAACAGTCCAGAGTTTGACATCACATCTGATACTTCAGTGAACATCGCAGAAAACACACCCATGGGGAAAAAAGTGGCAATTGTGCTGGGAAGGGACAAAGATGCTGGATTAAACGGACTG GTCAATTTCACTCTGGTGGCAGGCAACATGGAGGATGTGTTCAAGATCACGACAGTGAACCACACCTACGGGGAGGTTTATGTCAATGCACCTCTGGACAGAGAGTCAGTAGACCGCTACCTTCTAAAG GTGCGTGCAACTGACAATGGCTCACCTCCCAGATACACAGACCACTCCCTCACCATTAACATCCTGGATGTCAATGACAATGCACCTGTTATTGAAAGCCAGAGGGGCTACAACGTCAGCATAAGCGAG AATGTTGGAGGTGGTACGTCAGTCCTCCGTGTGATGGCTACTGACCGAGACATCGGCCCCAACGCCATGCTGTTTTACTACATCACTGCCGGAAACCAGGACCTGACCTTCCGCATGGACCGTGTGACCGGAGAGATGGTTACCCGACCAGCACCTCCGGACCGAGAGCGCCAGCAAGAGTACAGACTCACCGTCACTGTGGAAGATGACGGCACTCCACCTCTGTCG ACCTCAACCACCATCAATGTTCGCATTGTGGATGAGAACGATAATGCCCCAGAGTTTCCCGAGGAGGAGTATGTCACAGTGTTGAGCGAGGGACCAGAAACAGTGGGTGCCACCATCGCCACAGTAACGGCCATCGACCCAGATGAGGGTCTGAACGGCACCTTGCGATATGCTATCACTCAGGGCAACCTGATCCAGACCTTTAATATGAACAGCATCACC ggGAGGATTACAGCCATAAAGGAGCTGGACTTCGAGATCAGCAATGGACACTACACACTGGTTGTCACAGCTACGGACCAGTGTCCAAAACCTGCTCTTCGTTTGACATCTAGCACAACA GTGCTAGTAAATGTCCTAGATGTGAACGATGTGACGCCCACCTTCCCTAGGGCCTACGAGGGACCCATCGAGGTGGCTGAGGGCCAGCCAGGACCTCGGGTCTTGACTCTCAGAGCCAGTGATCAAGACTCTGGGCTCAATGGAAAAGTGGAGTACAGCATCACTGGGGGAGATCAACAGA ATGAGTTCATGGTTTCTCCAGTGGAGGGCGAGCTTCGGGTGAGAAAGGATGTAGAGCTGGACAGAGAGACAACTGCCTTCTACAATATCACTGTCACAGCCCGAGACCTGGGCACCCCATCTCGCAACAGCTCG gtggtggtgggggtctATGTCCAAGACATCAATGACAATGACCCAGTCATCCTGAACCTGCCTTACAACACCAGTGTGAGTGAAGGCGCCTCCATACACACCTCTGTGGCCAGGGTCCGCGCACAAGATGCAGACAGCGGCCGGAACGCGCTGCTCACTTATAACATCACTGCTGGAAACCAGGATGGAGCCTTCTACATCATTGACACA ACAGGTGTGGTGCAGGTGAACAGACCGCTAGACAGAGAGCGAGTGGCTGAGTATACACTCACCATCACTGTCAAAGACAACCCAGAGAACCCCCGCATTGCTCGCAGG GATTCAGACCTCTTGGTGATCAGCATTCTGGATGAGAATGACAACAGGCCTATTTTCACCAGGACCAGCTACAGGGCTGAGATCACAGAGAACTCTGCAGCAG GCAGTACTGTAACAATGTTAAATGGGCCAGTTCTGGCTGAGGATAAAGACATTGGACCCAATGCTGTGGTGAAGTACCGCCTGCTGGGACCCAGGGTGGACCTCTTTACTGTGGATACCAATACTG GTGTAATACTTGTGCGTCAGGGGGCGAGGTTGGACCGTGAGGCCTTTCAGGACCCTCGAGTGGACCTGTTCCTGGTTGGAGAGGACATAGGAGGTTTAAACAGCAGCGTGCCTCTCACAGTTACCATCTTGGACCAGAATGACAACCCCCCTGTCTTCAGCCCATCCAGTTTCAGTGTACGACTCCCTGAGAACAGCCCCACGG GTGTGGTGGTGACCCAGCTGTCCGCCACCGACGCCGATTCAGGTTCTAATGGCTGGCTGATGTATCGGCTGGAAAGCGGAGCTCAGGACCGCTTCGTGGTTGACTCGCTCTCCGGCGCTGTCCTGGTGGGCAACAGCACCCTCGATAGAGAAGAGCGTGGATCCTACCGCCTGGTCGTCATGGCAACTGATCGTGGCACACCCACCATGTCAGGCACAGCCACCCTGACAGTCATCCTGGATGATGTAAATGACTCACGGCCCCGTTTTATAGAGCCTATCACCGTGATAAACGTCAATGAGTCCACACCGCCTGGTGTGGTAGTGGCCACGCTGACGGCTGAGGACCCTGATCTTAATCCCCGGCTGGAGTATTACATCATCTCAGTGGAGGCAAAGGATGATGGGAATAACCCAGTGGATGGTCTGCAGCAGTCTTTTGGCATAGatttacacactg GTGCAGTGTTTGTACGCAACCCGCTCAACAGAGAGCTGGTAGCTACGTTTGAGATCATTGTGTCTGTTCATGACAATGCCAGTGATGTTATTGACAAGTCAGTCAGTGTTCCCAACG CGAGACTAACCATAAACGTGTTGGATGTAAATGACAATGCTCCTCGTTTCCGGCCCTTCGGAGTAACCAACTTCACAGAGAAGATTTTAGAAGGAGCTCAGCCAGGTACAACACTGCTATCAGTATCAGCTGTAGACCCGGATAAAGGCCCCAACGGCCAGGTCAGCTACCAGCTGCTCCACCTGCCCCGAGGGGGATACGTTAGACTGGAGGACCCTTCCACTG GTAAGATTGTAGCTAACCAGACGGTGGATTTCGAGCAGATACAGTGGTTGAATTTCACGATTCGGGCCCAGGACCATGGCACTCCTCCTAGGATGTCCGAGCTGCCAGTTTATCTGCGCATAGTGGATGTAAATGACAACAACCCTGTCTTCCTACAAACCTCATATCAG GAGCCTGTGTTTGAGAGCGTGACCCTGGGCACCACCATACTTCGTGTCAGAGCAACAGACGATGACTCTGGCCTCTTTGCTGTCATTGAGTACAGCCTGGTAGACGGGGAAGGCAAGTTTGACATCAAAACATCCACT GGAGAGATCTACATCCTTTCTCCTctggacagagagacaaaggatCACTACACTTTAACTGCTGTTGCCCGTGACAACCCTGGCGGCAGCCCCAACAACAGACGAGAGAACTCTGTTCAG GTCCTGGTGACAGTTCTTGATGTCAACGATAATCAGCCACGCTTCATTGAGCAAGTGTTCAACATCAGCGTGTTTGAGAATGAGCCCAGTGGAACATCTCTGATCACAGTGAGGGCCATTGACCTGGATGAAGGACAAAATGGAGCTGTACTATACAGAATGCTGGGACTCAATTCAG ATGCGTTCTCCCTGGATCCAAACACAGGGCTGGTGCGTTCTCGCCGTCTGCTTCAGTCTTCTGAACGTTTCAACCTCACTCTGGTGGCTACAGACCAGGGGCGTCCTCCCCTATGGGGCACTGCAAGCCTGATCATAACGGTCATAGACGTCAACGACAACAGACCAGTGTTTGTCAGGCCGGCCAACGGAACCATCATTCATATTTTAGAG GAGCAGCCCCCAGGCCTGCCGGTGTATGAGGTGCATGCGACAGACTCTGACTCTGGGGTGAATGGAGAGGTCCGTTATGCCTTCCTGCAGACTGGAGCAGGTAACAGAGACTGGGAAAACTTCCGCATCAATGCCATGTCTGGAGTCATCACCACTACTGTGAAACTGGACCGAGAAAAACAAGCCCTCTACAGC CTTATCATTGTGGCCCGTGACATGGGCCAGCCAGTGCCTTATGAGACCACACAGCCTCTACAGGTGGCGCTGTTGGACATTGACGACAATGAACCCGTCTTCCTCAAACCACCG CGTGACAGCTTGCCTTACCAAAAGCTGACAGTGCCTGAGCACTCCCCACCAGGTACTGTGGTGGGGAACATAACCAGAGCTGTGGATGCAGATGAGGGCTCCAATGCCATCGTCTACTACTTTATTGCAG GAGGAAACAGTGATGGAAACTTTGGCTTGAGTCTAGATGGAGAGCTTAAGTTGTATAAGGATCTGGACCGGGAGGAGACCCCAGTCTACTCCATCATCATCAAGGCTTCCAGCAACAGGAGCTGGACTCCTCCAAGAGGTCAGAGAGCAGCACGGGCCAAAGCCCTGGATCCTGCCCGCGACCCAAGCCTGCTGGAAGTCCACATTGAACTGGAAGACATCAATGACCAGACACCACGCTTCACTAAGGCGGAGTACACAGCAG GAGTTGCTGCAAATGCCAAAGTTGGCTCAGAGCTGATCAAGGTTGTGGCTATAGATAATGACATcggcaacaacagcctggtcCAGTATCATATTGTTACAATCCGCTACTTCCAGTCACAGAGCAATGGCAGTGAGGACGTTGGTAGCATCTTCACCATCG GTTTGACAGACGGTATCATCCGAACATATGACCTCTTCACGGGCTACAATCCAGGCTACTTTCAGCTAGAGATTTTGGCATGCGATTTCGCTGGACACAGCACAACCACAAATGTGAATATCTACATTCTCCGAGATGACCAAAGGGTCAAGATAGTCTTCAATGAGATTCCCGATTGGGTCCGCGAAAACCAGGAAGATTTTATTACACTGCTGTCAAACATTACTGGAGCCATTGTCAACTTAGACGACATACAG TTCCACGTGGACAAGAAGGGCAGGGTGAATTATGCTCAGACAGACATGCTCATCCACGTTGTCAACAATCAGACCAACACCATCCTAGATGTAGAAAG GGTTATTCAGATGATCGACGAGAACAAGGAGCAACTTAGAAACCTGTTCAGGAAATACAACGTTGTCGACGTTCAGCCCGCTGTCAGTGACCAACTGCCCGACGACATCACCACACTACAG CTAGTCATCATTATCctggctgtgctgctgtgctTGGCAGGAGTTTTGTTTGTCACAGTGAACTGGCATTATCGCAGAGA ACACCAGAGGAAGCTGAAAGCCATCGTTGCAGGATCAACAG GGAACCAGGGTCTAATGGATGTCCTGGACATGCCCAACACTAACAAGTACTCATTTGAGGG GGCAAATCCAGTGTGGCTGGACCCATTCTGTCGCAACCTGGAGCTGACCACTCAGGCTGACCATGAGGACGACCTGCCTGAGAACCTGAGTGAGATAACTGACCTGTGGAACAGCCCTGCACGCACCCAT GGCACATTTGGTCGAGAGCCTCAAGCGAAGCCCGACGATGATCGTTACTTGAGAGCAGCCATTCAGGAGTACGACAACATTGCTAAATTGGGCCAGATCATGAGGGAGGGGCCTATCAAG
- the vsir gene encoding V-type immunoglobulin domain-containing suppressor of T-cell activation — translation MEWGLPCRTSLWRKKLIFWFCSVLVNIAGAKGEMSHAHPTLSVSAPHLYYTCPEGATAKLVCGQRGATLYPNDVLKHSWLFTPHSDQHCIGGQGPRHIIIGSHSHGNHSLPPGLQFGFAEHSFWVVLQNVTHADQGRYCCLLLDFQIEHKHGSIVQRPHSHIILQVTPRRNGSQDCTVWDPTPPEGSVAVALAIAACILALLSLPLILVLVYKQRHNDQSSRRAQELVRMDSEAHGHENPVFLGGSPQIKTRTVSQIMTRQSSETGRNLLSEPGTPLSPHVYGDVFFPIEDTIPESPDFLQV, via the exons ATGGAGTGGGGATTACCATGTCGGACATCACTTTGGAGAAAGAAGCTCATCTTTTGGTTTTGTTCCGTTCTGGTTAACATAGCTGGAG CTAAAGGCGAGATGTCCCACGCCCACCCCACGCTGAGTGTTTCAGCCCCCCACCTGTACTACACGTGTCCCGAGGGTGCAACTGCCAAACTGGTTTGTGGCCAGAGAGGTGCAACCTTGTACCCCAACGATGTCTTGAAGCACAGCTGGCTTTTCACACCGCACAGTGACCAACACTGTATAGGAGGACAGGGCCCACGCCATATTATCATTGGTAGTCATTCACATGGCAACCACAGCTTGCCGCCGGGTTTGCAATTTGGATTTGCGGAGCATAGCTTCTGGGTGGTTCTGCAGAATGTGACCCACGCTGACCAGGGTCGCTACTGCTGTCTGCTCCTAGACTTCCAGATTGAACATAAACATGGCTCCATCGTGCAGAGACCCCATAGCCACATTATTCTCCAAGTTACACCAC GGAGAAATGGATCTCAAGATTGCACTGTCTGGGATCCCACACCACCTGAAG GCTCTGTGGCAGTGGCCCTGGCCATAGCAGCCTGCATCTTGGCTCTGCTTTCTCTGCCTCTTATTCTGGTGCTTGTGTACAAACAGAGGCACAACGACCAGTCGAGCAGAC GTGCACAAGAGCTGGTGAGGATGGACAG TGAGGCTCATGGCCATGAGAACCCTGTGTTCCTTGGGGGATCACCACAGATTAAGACCCGTACCGTGTCTCAGATCATGACCAGGCAATCCTCAGAGACAGGACGCAACCTGTTGTCTGAGCCCGGAACCCCTCTTTCTCCTCATGTATATGGGGACGTATTCTTCCCAATAGAAG ACACCATCCCTGAGTCTCCAGACTTCCTGCAGGTTTAA
- the LOC123983822 gene encoding uncharacterized protein C10orf105-like, which translates to MNTTEPGSNFTSNTDNVTLSSLTTTTIFPTIPQTPSDSSDIYRPEFTIMVVLGLSLLLAGLAAFLAVCRPTEQDGDTEASCGPGESLTRGRSQSSEPQLKVWKRLGSYRRSYNLSFRRPPHRRPHERSSTHLTSQSPARQTPQPDASVEPHLTMPCLFDYVTEI; encoded by the coding sequence ATGAACACCACTGAACCAGGCTCAAACTTCACCTCTAACACAGACAATGTCACTCTGTCCAGCCTGACAACAACCACCATCTTTCCCACCATCCCACAGACTCCATCCGATTCTTCAGACATCTACCGCCCAGAATTCACCATCATGGTGGTGCTGGGCTTATCACTGCTGCTGGCAGGGTTAGCAGCCTTCCTGGCTGTGTGTCGGCCCACAGAGCAGGATGGGGACACTGAGGCGAGCTGTGGCCCAGGGGAAAGCTTGACCCGTGGAAGAAGCCAGTCCAGTGAGCCCCAGCTCAAGGTGTGGAAGAGACTGGGCTCATATCGCCGTTCATACAATCTCTCCTTCAGACGGCCGCCCCATCGGAGGCCTCATGAGCGTTCAAGCACACACCTCACCAGCCAGTCTCCAGCTCGTCAGACACCACAGCCAGATGCCAGTGTGGAGCCCCACCTCACTATGCCATGTCTATTTGACTACGTCACTGAAATCTGA